One Natronolimnobius sp. AArcel1 DNA window includes the following coding sequences:
- a CDS encoding succinylglutamate desuccinylase/aspartoacylase family protein, producing MTTTLGTASAAPGEVDTGRLEVGETRDGDPFGLPVAVINGSSSGKTLYLQAVSDGDELNGLGVIQRVVPQLDPADISGTILIVGIVNYHAYQVAEHRNPIDDTKMNRAYPGNDSGTSSERIAAATFDVATRADLVLDLHQGSTSRMLNEVRVRCGKRHRLYEDCLELAKAFGCGYVLDQKGPDGQLARAAPDEGIPTVDPELGGCVGWDEKSIQKGVDGVFNVLRYYDFLEDANDLERQTRANSFEQYGSPNGGLVEMHKELGERVAHGESLFEITTAFGETKATITADSDGILWRTRRLPQVATGEYVCSVGTDIDSY from the coding sequence GGGATCCGTTTGGTCTGCCGGTTGCCGTAATCAACGGCTCCTCATCGGGGAAGACGCTCTATCTGCAGGCTGTCAGTGACGGTGACGAACTCAACGGACTCGGCGTTATCCAGCGCGTCGTGCCCCAACTCGACCCCGCCGACATCTCGGGGACGATTCTCATCGTCGGCATCGTCAACTACCACGCCTATCAGGTCGCCGAACATCGAAATCCGATCGACGACACGAAGATGAATCGCGCGTATCCGGGCAACGACTCGGGCACCTCGAGCGAGCGAATCGCTGCGGCGACGTTCGACGTGGCGACGCGTGCCGACCTCGTACTCGACCTCCATCAGGGCTCAACGAGTCGAATGCTCAACGAGGTTCGCGTCCGCTGTGGCAAGCGCCACCGACTCTACGAGGACTGTCTCGAACTCGCGAAAGCCTTCGGCTGTGGCTACGTACTGGACCAGAAAGGTCCCGACGGCCAACTCGCTCGAGCCGCCCCCGACGAGGGCATTCCGACTGTCGACCCCGAACTCGGCGGCTGCGTCGGCTGGGACGAGAAAAGTATCCAGAAGGGCGTCGACGGCGTGTTCAACGTGCTTCGGTACTACGATTTCCTCGAGGACGCTAACGACTTAGAGCGCCAGACGCGTGCGAACAGTTTTGAGCAGTACGGCTCGCCAAACGGCGGCCTCGTCGAAATGCACAAAGAACTCGGCGAGCGCGTCGCACACGGCGAATCACTCTTTGAAATTACGACGGCCTTCGGCGAGACGAAAGCGACGATCACAGCCGACAGCGACGGGATTCTCTGGCGAACCCGTCGGCTCCCACAGGTCGCAACCGGCGAGTACGTCTGCTCTGTCGGCACCGATATCGACTCCTACTAA
- a CDS encoding pyridoxal-phosphate dependent enzyme, which yields MASDLHCPACDRTYTAGPDEPWRCVCGCALEFVDQPLAEGNPLPLSQLDTTDGLWTFFEFLPIEPHVTFHEGFTPLVDAPEWDAQFKLEYVFPTGSFKDRGATTTLSRAVELGVDTILEDSSGNAGAAIATYAAQADLEADIYVPADVKQSKLMTIQRADARPVRIKGTRQDVTDACIDAVESGEGWYASHAWNPAFYAGTMTIAFEIAAQRGWTVPDAVVLPIGHGTLFLGAYRGFSLLNEAGIVDGMPRLLGAQTTGHAPIVEALEDAREADAPDADEREDDEPTSSEIADGIQISMPARKDEILEAIEATDGDAIALGDDPIEATLDRLHRKGFYVEPTSAVAPAALEVYRVEGMIEESDDVVVPLTGSGLKTL from the coding sequence ATGGCGAGCGATCTCCACTGTCCTGCCTGCGACCGGACGTACACGGCTGGTCCCGACGAACCCTGGCGCTGTGTCTGTGGCTGTGCCCTCGAGTTCGTTGACCAGCCGCTGGCCGAAGGCAATCCGCTTCCCCTGTCGCAACTCGACACCACCGACGGCCTCTGGACGTTCTTCGAATTCCTACCGATTGAACCTCACGTCACCTTCCACGAGGGCTTTACGCCGCTGGTCGACGCCCCAGAATGGGACGCCCAGTTCAAACTCGAGTACGTCTTTCCAACAGGCTCGTTCAAAGACCGCGGTGCGACGACAACCCTTTCGCGAGCCGTTGAACTCGGCGTCGACACCATTCTCGAGGACTCCTCGGGCAACGCCGGCGCGGCGATTGCAACCTATGCAGCACAGGCGGATCTCGAGGCGGACATCTACGTGCCCGCCGACGTGAAACAGTCGAAGCTGATGACGATTCAGCGCGCCGACGCCCGCCCGGTCCGGATCAAGGGAACCCGCCAGGACGTGACGGACGCCTGTATCGACGCAGTTGAGTCGGGTGAGGGCTGGTACGCAAGCCACGCCTGGAACCCCGCGTTCTACGCGGGAACGATGACCATTGCGTTCGAAATTGCCGCCCAGCGCGGGTGGACCGTCCCCGATGCCGTCGTGCTTCCCATCGGTCACGGCACCTTGTTTCTCGGTGCCTACCGCGGCTTTTCCTTGCTCAACGAGGCCGGAATCGTCGATGGCATGCCACGACTGCTTGGCGCACAGACGACCGGCCACGCACCCATTGTCGAGGCGCTCGAGGATGCACGCGAAGCCGATGCGCCAGACGCGGACGAGCGCGAAGACGACGAACCCACCTCCAGTGAGATCGCCGACGGCATCCAGATTTCGATGCCAGCGCGCAAAGACGAGATCCTCGAGGCAATCGAGGCAACCGACGGCGACGCAATCGCACTCGGCGACGACCCAATCGAAGCGACACTCGACCGACTCCACCGGAAGGGATTCTACGTCGAACCGACAAGCGCGGTCGCGCCCGCCGCACTCGAGGTCTACCGCGTAGAGGGCATGATTGAAGAGTCAGATGACGTGGTCGTCCCGCTGACCGGCAGCGGATTGAAAACGCTTTGA
- a CDS encoding NUDIX hydrolase: MVSRPPDYCPQCGDALEPITIEERERQRCPTCERVIWHNPVPCTGVAVVDRSGPDPSVLCVERGVPPGVGEWTLPGGHMEVGEEPHVAAARELEEESGISVDPTDLEMLDATALEPHNGKHVVTMYYVADRTDATGEPSAGSDANAAQFWTLNEFAASSERFRPVHEDRFRTAAAFFTSDA, translated from the coding sequence ATGGTCAGCCGCCCACCCGATTACTGTCCGCAGTGTGGCGACGCACTCGAGCCAATCACAATCGAGGAACGCGAGCGCCAGCGCTGTCCGACCTGCGAGCGCGTGATCTGGCACAACCCAGTTCCCTGCACCGGCGTCGCCGTCGTCGACCGCAGCGGGCCGGACCCCTCCGTCCTCTGTGTCGAACGTGGCGTCCCACCTGGCGTCGGCGAATGGACCCTCCCCGGCGGCCACATGGAAGTTGGCGAAGAACCACACGTCGCCGCCGCGCGCGAACTCGAGGAGGAATCCGGTATCTCCGTCGACCCGACAGACCTCGAGATGCTGGATGCGACCGCGCTGGAACCGCACAACGGCAAGCACGTCGTGACGATGTACTACGTCGCAGACCGAACGGACGCAACGGGCGAGCCGAGCGCCGGCAGCGACGCGAACGCAGCACAGTTCTGGACGTTGAACGAGTTTGCGGCCTCGAGCGAGCGGTTCCGACCGGTACACGAGGATCGATTCCGAACAGCAGCCGCGTTTTTCACGAGCGATGCATAA